The following are from one region of the Hydrogenophaga sp. BPS33 genome:
- a CDS encoding TauD/TfdA dioxygenase family protein, which translates to MTAATPSRSTTEASALVIKPLSSFTGAECTGVDLANLKAGEWDRLREAYGTYSILVVRDQQLSKPDQIAFSERFGELELPIRADYLGKDYPALHVVSNLGKDGKPNPKAALDNPGNFFWHTDASYMQRPASSTLLYAIEIPPSGGDTLFANMHAAYDALSTEMKQRIDGLRAVHSWEQSRHNSGSRPASAEEIAAAPPVAHPLVRTHPKTGRKGLYLGNHTSHIEGMPIEEGRALLKQLLEHTTQAQFIYRHQWLTGDIVIWDNRSLMHKASDDFDMGGHVRRLHRTVVQGDVPR; encoded by the coding sequence ATGACTGCTGCAACACCTTCTCGGTCCACCACGGAGGCAAGTGCCCTCGTGATCAAACCTCTGTCCTCGTTCACGGGTGCCGAATGCACAGGCGTCGATTTGGCCAACCTGAAGGCGGGCGAATGGGATCGCCTGAGGGAGGCCTATGGCACCTACTCGATCCTCGTTGTCCGTGACCAGCAACTTTCCAAGCCCGACCAGATCGCCTTCAGTGAGCGATTCGGCGAGCTTGAACTGCCCATTCGCGCCGACTATCTCGGCAAGGACTACCCGGCGCTGCACGTCGTGAGCAATCTCGGAAAGGACGGCAAGCCCAATCCGAAGGCCGCGCTAGACAATCCTGGCAACTTCTTCTGGCACACCGATGCGTCCTACATGCAGCGGCCGGCATCGTCCACACTGCTCTACGCCATTGAGATTCCGCCCAGCGGCGGTGACACGTTGTTCGCGAACATGCACGCAGCTTACGACGCGTTGTCGACGGAAATGAAGCAGCGCATCGATGGGCTCCGTGCCGTGCACAGCTGGGAGCAATCCCGGCACAACTCAGGAAGCCGGCCTGCATCCGCAGAAGAGATCGCGGCTGCGCCGCCGGTCGCGCACCCGCTCGTGCGGACCCATCCCAAGACGGGGCGCAAGGGCCTGTACCTCGGCAACCACACTTCCCATATCGAAGGGATGCCTATTGAAGAAGGGCGGGCGCTCCTCAAGCAGCTCCTGGAGCACACGACGCAAGCCCAGTTCATCTACCGTCACCAATGGCTGACGGGAGATATCGTCATCTGGGATAACCGAAGCCTCATGCACAAGGCCAGCGACGACTTCGACATGGGTGGTCACGTTCGACGCCTGCATCGCACCGTGGTCCAGGGCGACGTGCCTCGCTGA
- a CDS encoding HpcH/HpaI aldolase/citrate lyase family protein, with the protein MTSIKIPSRRFRVHRSELAVPASSEHFFEKAARSNVDVVFLDLEDSVAPAQKDAARKLAIAALRDIDWGNKTVAVRVNGLDTQWGWRDIVEVAQSSPRLDLILLPKAGGARDIEFVETLLTGIEAEIGRTDPIGIEALIETALGLANVEEIARSSDRLEALIFGVGDFIISMQAPDRMVGAINPDYAVLTDADTNGRRHAHYNDQWHHAMARIAAACRAYGLRPVDGPYTNFRDEQGYKASAARARALGFDGKWAIHPHQVDWANEVFTPSETLVAWAEKVSAAVREAAAKGQGAISIDGELVDLAHLKMTHNVLERSRAISARTNAA; encoded by the coding sequence ATGACTTCTATCAAAATTCCTTCTCGCCGCTTCCGGGTGCACCGCTCCGAACTTGCCGTTCCTGCCTCTTCCGAGCACTTTTTCGAGAAGGCTGCGCGCAGCAATGTCGATGTCGTCTTCCTTGATCTTGAGGATTCGGTGGCTCCAGCTCAGAAAGACGCTGCGCGCAAGCTGGCCATTGCTGCATTGCGTGACATCGATTGGGGCAACAAGACGGTGGCAGTTAGAGTGAACGGGCTTGACACCCAATGGGGCTGGCGGGACATTGTCGAGGTAGCTCAATCGAGTCCACGGCTCGATCTCATTCTCCTTCCAAAAGCAGGGGGAGCTCGCGACATCGAATTTGTCGAAACGCTCCTCACGGGCATCGAAGCCGAGATCGGAAGAACGGACCCTATCGGGATCGAAGCGCTGATCGAGACCGCGCTAGGACTTGCCAACGTCGAAGAGATCGCCCGATCCTCGGACAGGCTGGAAGCATTGATCTTTGGTGTAGGCGATTTCATCATCAGCATGCAGGCGCCGGACCGCATGGTCGGTGCGATCAACCCAGACTACGCGGTGCTCACCGATGCGGACACGAATGGCCGTCGGCATGCTCACTACAACGATCAATGGCATCACGCCATGGCGCGTATTGCAGCTGCTTGCCGTGCCTATGGGTTGCGTCCAGTGGATGGGCCGTATACCAACTTCCGAGACGAGCAGGGATACAAGGCATCGGCCGCACGCGCAAGGGCGCTCGGCTTCGACGGCAAATGGGCCATTCATCCTCATCAGGTGGACTGGGCCAACGAGGTGTTCACGCCTTCGGAAACTTTGGTCGCCTGGGCCGAGAAAGTCTCAGCGGCCGTGCGCGAGGCCGCTGCCAAGGGACAAGGCGCCATCAGTATTGATGGCGAGCTGGTCGATCTTGCTCACCTGAAGATGACCCATAACGTCCTGGAGCGCAGCCGCGCGATCAGCGCCCGCACTAACGCAGCATGA
- a CDS encoding Bug family tripartite tricarboxylate transporter substrate binding protein, with product MRTILHPLAAALMCLLGFALPAKAATFPEKTIRFIVPNTAGSATDQLARAIASTVQQRSGVPVLVDNKPGANGILAAESVARSAPDGYTVLIGNSTTNAANPSLYKKLSYDADKDFAPISGLGRGSQVLVVNNDLPVKTIADLIGLVKANPDKYAYGSGGASARVASETFAQMAGVKLLHVPYKGNPPAMADLIAGQIQIFFPDMTTALPMIRGGKVRALAVTSKTRSSYLPELPTLQEAGLSGYQAGYWFAAYAPAGTPPEIVSALNKLISEGVRSEGATTFFRNNGMEAFATTPEQLRSFTREEIANWATSAKAAGIQPE from the coding sequence ATGCGAACAATCCTCCACCCTTTGGCTGCTGCACTCATGTGCCTGCTTGGCTTCGCCCTTCCTGCCAAGGCAGCAACCTTTCCTGAAAAGACCATCCGGTTCATCGTTCCCAACACGGCGGGCAGTGCAACCGACCAGCTTGCGCGAGCGATAGCATCCACTGTGCAGCAACGAAGTGGCGTGCCTGTACTTGTGGACAACAAGCCGGGCGCGAACGGAATTCTGGCAGCCGAGTCCGTTGCGCGGTCGGCGCCGGACGGGTACACAGTGTTGATAGGCAACTCGACAACCAACGCGGCGAACCCTTCTCTCTACAAAAAACTGTCTTACGACGCCGATAAGGACTTTGCGCCCATATCCGGACTTGGGCGTGGCTCGCAGGTCCTCGTTGTTAACAACGATCTTCCGGTGAAAACGATCGCAGATTTGATCGGCTTGGTCAAGGCCAATCCCGACAAATATGCGTATGGCAGTGGAGGCGCGTCTGCGAGAGTCGCCAGTGAAACCTTCGCCCAAATGGCAGGAGTCAAGTTGCTGCATGTTCCCTACAAAGGGAATCCCCCGGCAATGGCGGATTTGATTGCGGGTCAGATCCAAATCTTCTTTCCGGACATGACCACGGCACTGCCAATGATCCGCGGCGGCAAGGTGCGCGCACTCGCGGTTACCAGCAAGACGAGATCTTCATACCTGCCGGAATTGCCCACGCTGCAAGAAGCAGGTCTTAGTGGCTACCAAGCCGGGTACTGGTTTGCAGCTTATGCGCCCGCTGGAACGCCACCGGAGATTGTCTCGGCACTGAACAAGCTCATCAGCGAAGGTGTCCGCTCGGAAGGCGCAACAACTTTCTTTCGCAACAACGGAATGGAAGCGTTCGCGACGACACCAGAGCAACTGCGTTCCTTCACCCGTGAGGAGATTGCGAACTGGGCTACCTCCGCTAAGGCAGCGGGCATTCAACCGGAATGA
- a CDS encoding CaiB/BaiF CoA transferase family protein yields MTSETEKPLSGLRVLDIATFIAAPFCGSTLAEFGAEVIKIEQPGIGDPLRYWGTTTDCGDSLVWLSEARNKKSVTLDLRLQAGKEIFRKLVEKSDVVLENFRPGTLEKWGLGFEDLSKINPRLVMLRVSAYGQTGPYKDKPGYARIAHAFSGLSHLAREPGAKPVMPGSTSLADYFSGLYGAVGVLLALRSLEKSGRGQFIDIGLYESVFRIMDELVPSYGRNKFVRQPMGADTVNIVPHSHYRTADDRWVAIACSSDRMFERLAVTMGRPELAQDVRYKTMGERDKRRDELNKMVGDWAASYAAKDVLDLCEANEMACGLLYDIEDIFNDPQYKARGNIKQMADERVGDFHAPNVVPRLSATPGSLDTLGPALGAHTEEVLSDLLSMTAGDFESLRKAKVI; encoded by the coding sequence ATGACTTCTGAAACCGAGAAACCGCTGTCCGGACTGCGTGTCCTGGATATTGCGACCTTCATCGCTGCTCCTTTCTGCGGCTCAACGCTCGCCGAGTTCGGTGCGGAGGTCATCAAGATCGAGCAGCCTGGAATTGGTGATCCTCTGCGCTATTGGGGAACCACTACGGATTGCGGAGATTCGCTTGTTTGGCTGAGCGAGGCTCGCAACAAGAAGTCCGTTACCCTCGACCTGCGGCTGCAGGCTGGAAAGGAAATCTTCCGCAAGCTCGTTGAGAAATCGGATGTCGTTCTGGAGAACTTTCGTCCTGGAACACTCGAGAAGTGGGGTCTTGGGTTCGAGGACTTGTCCAAGATCAATCCCCGACTGGTGATGCTGCGCGTCAGCGCTTACGGACAGACCGGCCCTTACAAGGACAAGCCAGGCTATGCGCGCATCGCTCATGCCTTTAGTGGTCTGTCGCACCTTGCACGTGAGCCAGGTGCCAAACCCGTCATGCCGGGGTCGACATCGCTTGCCGACTACTTCTCTGGGCTGTACGGCGCCGTTGGTGTGTTGCTCGCTTTGCGTTCACTCGAAAAATCCGGGCGAGGTCAGTTCATCGATATCGGTCTGTACGAGTCCGTTTTCCGGATCATGGACGAACTCGTGCCGTCGTATGGCCGGAACAAGTTTGTGCGCCAACCCATGGGCGCTGACACGGTAAACATCGTTCCACACAGCCACTATCGGACTGCCGATGATCGGTGGGTGGCAATCGCGTGTTCCAGTGATCGGATGTTCGAAAGGCTCGCTGTGACCATGGGACGTCCCGAGCTCGCGCAGGACGTTCGATACAAAACCATGGGCGAGCGCGACAAGCGTCGGGATGAGTTGAACAAGATGGTGGGTGACTGGGCCGCCAGCTATGCCGCAAAAGACGTCCTTGACCTCTGTGAAGCGAACGAAATGGCTTGTGGGCTGCTGTACGACATCGAGGACATCTTCAATGATCCTCAGTACAAAGCGCGCGGCAATATCAAGCAGATGGCAGACGAAAGGGTAGGAGACTTCCACGCGCCCAACGTGGTTCCCAGGCTCTCGGCGACGCCTGGCTCTCTTGACACCCTGGGTCCAGCTCTTGGGGCTCATACAGAGGAAGTACTTAGCGACCTGCTATCGATGACTGCG